A region of Archocentrus centrarchus isolate MPI-CPG fArcCen1 unplaced genomic scaffold, fArcCen1 scaffold_33_ctg1, whole genome shotgun sequence DNA encodes the following proteins:
- the LOC115776531 gene encoding uncharacterized protein LOC115776531 has product MNGLEQVRAESPGSSHLSMKSYHSRDYPPVFGQERGHSQKTQQHRLRAESPESSCLSMKSDHSRDFPPVFSQEPGPSQRRRQQHRLRAESPESSCLSMKSDHSRDFPPVFSQEPGPSERRRQQHRLRAESPESSCLSMKSDHSRDYPPVFSQEPGPSQRRQQQHRLRAESPESSCLSMKSDHSRDFPPVFSQEPGPSQRR; this is encoded by the exons ATGAACGGTTTAGAGCAGGTCAGAGCAGAGTCTCCAGGGTCCAGCCATCTGTCCATGAAGAGTTACCATTCCAGGGATTATCCTCCAGTCTTCGGTCAGGAACGTGGACACTCACAGAAAAC acagcagcacagactCAGAGCAGAGTCTCCAGAGTCCAGCTGTCTGTCCATGAAGAGTGACCATTCCAGAGATTTTCCTCCAGTCTTCAGTCAGGAACCTGGACCCTCACAGAGAAG acGTCAGCAGCACAGACTCAGAGCAGAGTCTCCAGAGTCCAGCTGTCTGTCCATGAAGAGTGACCATTCCAGAGATTTTCCTCCGGTCTTCAGTCAGGAACCTGGACCCTCAGAGAGAAG acGTCAGCAGCACAGACTCAGAGCAGAGTCTCCAGAGTCCAGCTGTCTGTCCATGAAGAGTGACCATTCCAGAGATTATCCTCCGGTCTTCAGTCAGGAACCTGGACCCTCACAGAGAAG acagcagcagcacagactcaGAGCAGAGTCTCCAGAGTCCAGCTGTCTGTCCATGAAGAGTGACCATTCCAGAGATTTTCCTCCGGTCTTCAGTCAGGAACCTGGACCCTCACAGAGAAGGTAA
- the LOC115776511 gene encoding selection and upkeep of intraepithelial T-cells protein 7-like produces MAALTLTPFFCFGFLCVLVFVSADQKIITAESGQNVTLTCRALNYNIIVVEWSRAAVDKEYVFLYRDGQFVSEQQHPSFKNRVDLQDRQMKDGDVSVILKDVTINDEGTYECRVIQRGSRSLNLISTITLRVVAPPGPGGGTTEDGAPVGLIIGLSVSALFLVAAAVGFLIYRKRHQVKMPQTVV; encoded by the exons ATGGCCGCGTTAACGTTAACGCCCTTCTTCTGCTTTGGATTCCTTTGTGTCCTTGTGTTTGTGTCCGCAG ATCAGAAAATCATCACAGCTGAATCTGGACAGAACGTCACTCTGACATGTCGTGCTCTAAATTACAACATCATAGTTgtagagtggagcagagctgcagtagaTAAAGAATATGTCTTTTTGTATCGTGATGGGCAGTTCGTTTCTGAACAGCAGCATCCATCCTTCaagaaccgggtggatctgcaggacagacagatgaaggatggagacgtgtctgtgatCCTGAAGGATGTGACGATTAATGATGAGGGAACATACGAGTGTCGCGTCATCCAGAGAGGGAGCAGGAGTTTGAACCTCATCAGCACCATCACCCTGAGAGTTGttgctcctccag gtccaggAGGAGGAACCACAGAGGATGGAGCACCTGTTGGTCTGATCATTGGTCTCTCAGTTTCTGCTCTGTttcttgttgctgctgctgttggttttcTGATCTATAGGAAAAGGCACCAAGTTAAAATGCCTCAGACTGTTGTGTAG